From Arthrobacter sp. FW306-2-2C-D06B, a single genomic window includes:
- the prmC gene encoding peptide chain release factor N(5)-glutamine methyltransferase: MTLFPGQSLADAVREATTILSEAGVPTPRVDAELLAEHLLGVGLGRLRAMLLGDSAAPEGYADLVAERAQRVPLQHITGVAHFRYLTLAVGPGVFIPRPETESVVQLVIDHLQGFEHPKVVDLGTGSGAIAASIAHEVPGAEVHAVEFSTFAHAWAAKNLKPLGVKLVQGDLRNALPEHDGTFDVVVSNPPYIPAEAIPNEPEVALHDPPEALYGGGADGMELPTAAAASAARLLKSGGYFVMEHAEVQAGWISEHLKSAGCWTQVATHVDLNGKERATSAVLAIDTSRE, from the coding sequence ATGACGCTCTTTCCGGGCCAAAGCCTCGCCGACGCCGTCCGCGAGGCAACAACCATCCTGTCCGAAGCCGGAGTACCCACCCCGCGCGTGGACGCGGAACTCCTCGCGGAACATCTCCTGGGTGTCGGCCTCGGACGCCTGCGCGCCATGCTGCTTGGTGACTCCGCCGCCCCGGAAGGCTACGCCGACTTGGTGGCCGAGCGCGCCCAGCGCGTTCCGCTCCAGCACATCACCGGCGTCGCGCACTTCCGCTACCTCACGCTCGCCGTGGGCCCGGGCGTGTTCATTCCGCGGCCCGAAACGGAATCCGTCGTCCAGCTTGTCATCGACCACCTCCAGGGATTCGAGCACCCCAAAGTGGTTGATCTTGGCACCGGCTCCGGCGCCATCGCAGCCTCGATCGCCCACGAAGTGCCCGGGGCCGAGGTCCACGCCGTCGAATTCAGCACGTTCGCCCATGCCTGGGCCGCGAAGAACCTGAAGCCCCTCGGGGTGAAGCTCGTTCAAGGCGACCTCAGGAATGCCTTGCCCGAACACGACGGAACTTTCGACGTCGTCGTTTCCAATCCGCCCTACATCCCGGCTGAAGCCATTCCGAACGAACCCGAAGTGGCACTGCACGATCCGCCGGAGGCGCTTTACGGCGGGGGAGCGGACGGAATGGAGCTTCCGACGGCGGCTGCCGCCTCGGCTGCCCGCCTCCTCAAGAGCGGTGGCTACTTCGTGATGGAGCATGCGGAGGTGCAGGCAGGGTGGATTTCCGAACATCTGAAGTCTGCAGGCTGCTGGACGCAAGTCGCCACCCACGTCGATCTCAACGGCAAGGAACGTGCCACGAGCGCAGTATTGGCAATCGACACCTCGCGGGAATGA
- the thrC gene encoding threonine synthase, protein MAHQWRGVIREYADRLPVTEATKVITLGEGGTPLVHAQKLSELTGCTVYLKVEGMNPTGSFKDRGMTMAMTAAVEAGAKAVVCASTGNTSASAAAYATAAGLKCAVLVPEGKISMGKLSQAIAHGATLLQVDGNFDNCLDIARKLGESYPVFLVNSVNPARIQGQKTGAFEIVDALGDAPDIHVLPVGNAGNISAYWKGYKEYSAPFESATAGTLPAVSTKTPAMWGFQAAGAAPFVAGHPITEPDTIATAIRIGNPASWDTAIAARDESGGFIDAVTDEEILDAHRWLSAKEGVFVEPGSAAGVAGLIKKHAAGQVPTGKTIVITVTGHGLKDPQWALRTEDGSEVQPVKVPNDVVTVASELGLEEN, encoded by the coding sequence GTGGCTCACCAATGGCGCGGAGTAATCCGCGAATACGCTGATCGTTTGCCTGTAACGGAAGCCACGAAGGTCATTACCCTCGGCGAGGGCGGAACTCCGCTCGTCCACGCGCAGAAGCTCTCCGAACTTACCGGGTGCACCGTGTACCTGAAGGTGGAGGGCATGAACCCCACAGGGTCCTTCAAGGACCGCGGCATGACGATGGCCATGACGGCGGCCGTCGAAGCAGGCGCCAAAGCGGTTGTCTGCGCCTCCACGGGCAACACCTCGGCCTCCGCCGCAGCCTACGCCACGGCCGCCGGGCTGAAGTGTGCCGTTTTGGTCCCCGAAGGCAAGATCTCCATGGGCAAGCTCAGCCAGGCGATCGCACATGGCGCCACGCTCCTGCAGGTGGACGGCAACTTCGACAACTGCCTGGACATCGCCCGCAAGCTCGGCGAGTCCTACCCGGTGTTCCTCGTGAACTCCGTCAACCCTGCGCGCATCCAGGGCCAGAAGACCGGCGCCTTCGAAATCGTCGACGCCCTCGGAGACGCTCCCGACATCCACGTCCTGCCGGTCGGCAACGCGGGCAACATCAGCGCGTATTGGAAGGGTTACAAGGAGTACTCCGCGCCCTTCGAGTCCGCAACCGCCGGCACCCTTCCCGCCGTCTCCACCAAGACGCCGGCCATGTGGGGATTCCAGGCAGCAGGCGCGGCACCGTTCGTAGCAGGCCACCCCATCACCGAACCGGACACGATCGCCACGGCTATCCGTATCGGCAACCCTGCATCCTGGGACACGGCCATCGCGGCACGTGATGAATCCGGCGGCTTCATCGATGCCGTAACCGACGAGGAAATCCTCGATGCCCACCGCTGGCTCTCCGCCAAGGAAGGCGTCTTCGTGGAACCCGGTTCCGCGGCAGGCGTTGCCGGACTCATCAAGAAGCACGCGGCAGGCCAGGTTCCCACCGGAAAGACGATTGTCATCACCGTCACCGGACACGGACTCAAGGACCCGCAGTGGGCACTCCGCACCGAAGACGGCAGCGAGGTCCAGCCGGTCAAGGTGCCAAACGACGTCGTGACCGTGGCATCCGAACTGGGACTGGAAGAAAACTAA
- the rho gene encoding transcription termination factor Rho, translating into MTETTELASAVDTASSAAESTAATAKSSGLAGLKLAQLQALASQLGISGGSRMRKGDLVSAISAHRAGATTSKAPTAAKAVAAKAAPAAPEAETSAAASTEAPAQDGTRARGRGRSRRATSDGVVAAPAAAETAEAPAVVVEAPAAPVAEASEAAGERRQPRTRNRRRGEAAPAEAGEAGETRAAEQPQAEQPRVEQRQPEQRQPEQRQPDQRQAQPRQGEQASVEAGEPGQRERRDNTRTRREDTNDGDDTGNRRNRRNRRDRNDRQGPQDNRDNRDGNTRSDRFRDRNERRRGRGQGPDVDDVEVTEDDVLLPVAGILDVLENYAFIRTSGYLPGPNDVYVSLAQVKKYNLRKGDAVVGAIRAPRDGEDRSQQTARQKFNALVRVTSVNGKTPEELKDRVEFAKLVPLYPSERLRLETDPKKIGPRVIDLVAPIGKGQRGLIVSPPKAGKTLILQSIANAITTNNPEVHLMMVLVDERPEEVTDMQRTVKGEVIASTFDRPADDHTTVAELSIERAKRLVEMGMDVVVLLDSMTRLGRAYNLAAPASGRILSGGVDSAALYPPKRFFGAARNIENGGSLTILATALVETGSKMDEVIFEEFKGTGNMELRLSRQLADKRIFPAVDVNASGTRREENLLSAEEVKIMWKLRRVLSGLETQQSLELLTNKIRETGSNVEFLMQVQKTTLGAKSDNDK; encoded by the coding sequence GTGACAGAAACCACTGAGCTGGCTTCAGCTGTGGACACAGCATCTTCTGCAGCTGAATCAACGGCCGCAACCGCTAAGAGCAGCGGCCTTGCAGGCCTCAAGCTCGCGCAGCTCCAGGCTCTGGCCAGTCAGCTGGGCATTTCGGGCGGATCCCGGATGCGCAAGGGGGACTTGGTCTCGGCTATTTCGGCCCACCGTGCCGGTGCAACCACCAGCAAGGCTCCCACCGCGGCCAAGGCCGTGGCGGCAAAAGCCGCGCCTGCAGCCCCGGAAGCTGAGACCTCTGCCGCAGCATCCACCGAAGCTCCTGCGCAGGACGGCACCCGGGCACGTGGCCGTGGCCGAAGCCGTCGCGCCACTAGCGATGGTGTCGTTGCCGCTCCTGCCGCCGCGGAAACCGCGGAAGCTCCCGCCGTCGTCGTTGAGGCTCCTGCCGCTCCCGTCGCCGAAGCAAGTGAGGCCGCCGGCGAACGCCGCCAGCCGCGCACGCGGAACCGTCGTCGTGGCGAGGCCGCTCCTGCGGAGGCCGGTGAAGCCGGTGAGACCCGCGCTGCCGAGCAGCCCCAGGCCGAACAGCCCCGTGTAGAACAGCGTCAGCCCGAGCAGCGCCAGCCCGAGCAGCGCCAGCCCGATCAGCGTCAGGCACAGCCGCGCCAAGGCGAGCAGGCCTCTGTCGAAGCCGGCGAACCGGGCCAGCGCGAACGCCGCGACAACACCCGCACGCGCCGTGAAGACACGAACGATGGCGATGACACCGGCAACCGCCGCAACCGCCGGAACCGCCGCGACCGCAACGATCGTCAGGGTCCGCAGGACAACCGTGACAACCGCGATGGGAACACCCGCAGCGACCGCTTCCGCGACCGCAATGAGCGCCGCCGCGGCCGAGGCCAGGGACCGGACGTCGACGACGTCGAGGTCACCGAGGACGACGTCCTGCTGCCGGTTGCCGGCATCCTGGATGTACTCGAGAACTACGCGTTCATCCGCACCTCCGGTTACCTGCCCGGCCCAAACGACGTATACGTGTCCCTCGCCCAGGTCAAGAAGTACAACCTGCGCAAGGGTGACGCCGTCGTCGGCGCAATCCGCGCCCCGCGTGACGGCGAGGACCGCAGCCAGCAGACCGCGCGCCAAAAGTTCAACGCGCTCGTCCGCGTCACGTCGGTCAACGGCAAGACGCCCGAAGAGCTCAAGGACCGCGTCGAATTCGCCAAGCTCGTCCCGCTGTACCCGTCCGAGCGCCTGCGCCTCGAAACGGATCCCAAGAAGATCGGCCCGCGCGTCATCGACCTCGTGGCCCCGATCGGCAAGGGCCAGCGCGGCCTGATCGTGTCCCCGCCCAAGGCCGGCAAGACGCTCATCCTGCAGTCCATCGCCAACGCGATCACCACCAACAATCCTGAGGTCCACCTCATGATGGTGCTCGTCGACGAACGTCCCGAAGAAGTCACGGACATGCAGCGCACCGTCAAGGGTGAGGTCATTGCCTCCACCTTCGACCGTCCCGCCGATGACCACACCACGGTTGCCGAGCTTTCCATCGAACGCGCCAAGCGCCTCGTGGAAATGGGCATGGACGTGGTGGTCCTCCTGGATTCCATGACCCGCCTGGGCCGCGCGTACAACCTGGCAGCACCGGCCTCCGGCCGTATCCTGTCCGGTGGCGTCGACTCCGCTGCGCTCTACCCGCCGAAGCGCTTCTTCGGTGCTGCGCGCAACATCGAAAACGGTGGCTCGCTGACCATTCTGGCAACCGCGCTCGTGGAGACCGGTTCCAAGATGGACGAAGTCATCTTCGAAGAGTTCAAGGGCACGGGCAACATGGAGCTCCGCCTGTCCCGCCAGCTGGCGGACAAGCGCATCTTCCCGGCCGTGGACGTCAACGCTTCGGGTACCCGTCGCGAGGAGAACCTGCTTTCGGCCGAAGAGGTCAAGATCATGTGGAAGCTGCGCCGCGTCCTGTCCGGACTCGAAACCCAGCAGAGCCTTGAACTCTTGACCAACAAGATCCGGGAAACCGGGAGCAACGTCGAGTTCCTCATGCAGGTACAGAAGACGACTCTTGGAGCCAAGTCGGATAACGACAAATAG
- a CDS encoding MraY family glycosyltransferase, with amino-acid sequence MIMYSLMMLTAAVVSYLATWVARQMGNKLRLFAPIRSRDMHSVPISRLGGLGLFAGFAVALVVASNSFFVKDIFHGNGAPWGILAGALVIVAVGVADDVMDIRWWVKLIGQCTAATIVALWGVQMSVIPFVPEPIRIEAEPLRIVLTALLIVTTMNAVNFIDGLDGLAAGVAAIGGVAFFLTAYWVHRNATLTDRSDLAALLMAIIVGCCIGFLPHNWFPAKIFMGDSGAMLLGLVMASAGVVSTGQISSGLYDRANGIPTIVPILLPFAILSLPLLDLGLAVLRRTARGQSPWSADRGHLHHKLIELGHTHRTAVLMMYVWTCILAFGGLAFAIFPWQMVLTVDIVAALIMAGVTAWPYFVRKGRAAQ; translated from the coding sequence GTGATCATGTATTCGCTCATGATGCTCACGGCTGCCGTCGTGTCGTACCTCGCTACGTGGGTAGCCCGCCAGATGGGTAACAAACTTCGGCTTTTCGCCCCCATCCGGAGCCGGGATATGCACTCCGTGCCGATTTCCCGACTCGGTGGCCTGGGACTCTTCGCCGGCTTTGCCGTGGCCCTCGTGGTAGCGAGCAATTCGTTCTTCGTGAAGGACATTTTCCACGGGAACGGTGCGCCGTGGGGAATCCTGGCGGGTGCACTGGTGATCGTCGCGGTCGGTGTTGCCGACGACGTGATGGACATCCGCTGGTGGGTCAAGCTGATCGGCCAATGCACGGCCGCTACGATCGTTGCGCTCTGGGGAGTGCAGATGTCCGTGATTCCGTTTGTTCCGGAACCCATCCGGATTGAGGCCGAACCGCTGCGGATCGTCCTGACTGCCCTCCTCATCGTGACCACCATGAACGCAGTCAATTTCATCGACGGCCTCGACGGCCTGGCGGCCGGCGTCGCCGCAATCGGCGGGGTTGCGTTCTTCCTGACGGCGTATTGGGTCCACCGCAATGCGACGCTCACGGACCGCTCGGATCTGGCGGCGCTGCTGATGGCGATCATCGTGGGTTGTTGCATCGGATTCCTGCCGCATAACTGGTTCCCGGCCAAAATCTTCATGGGCGACTCCGGCGCCATGCTTCTGGGCCTCGTGATGGCTTCGGCCGGTGTGGTGTCAACGGGCCAGATCAGTTCAGGACTGTACGACCGCGCCAACGGTATTCCGACCATCGTGCCAATCCTTCTGCCCTTCGCTATCCTGTCGCTACCGTTGCTGGACCTGGGCCTGGCGGTGTTGCGACGGACCGCCCGGGGCCAATCGCCGTGGTCGGCTGACCGCGGTCACTTGCACCACAAGCTCATCGAGCTCGGCCACACCCACCGCACGGCGGTGCTGATGATGTACGTCTGGACCTGCATTCTGGCGTTCGGGGGCCTCGCGTTTGCCATCTTCCCGTGGCAGATGGTCCTGACGGTCGACATCGTGGCCGCGCTGATCATGGCCGGAGTGACAGCCTGGCCATACTTCGTCCGAAAAGGGCGCGCCGCCCAGTAG
- the atpB gene encoding F0F1 ATP synthase subunit A — MIALALPAQDSGTFTPPGIDQMHLPAILPWGASDGFSKQMLLVILSVVLIATFFILAARKQQLVPGKLQFAGEMAYGFVRNSIAKDIIGGRDFMKFVPLLFSLFFFILVNNIYGAIPVIQLPSFSHVGGAYVLAAVVYVTWIGIGIKKNGLKYFKLATVPSGVPWYILPIVVPIEIISNFMVRPVTHSLRLFATMMAGHLIVMIAGSGIEFLVMQENVLLKGASVLVLVGAVAMYMLEALIMVLQAYVFTLLTAIYIEGALHADSH, encoded by the coding sequence TTGATCGCGCTTGCGCTCCCGGCCCAGGATTCAGGGACCTTCACTCCTCCCGGAATCGACCAAATGCACCTGCCGGCTATCCTGCCGTGGGGTGCGAGCGATGGCTTCTCCAAGCAGATGTTGCTGGTGATCCTGTCGGTCGTCCTTATCGCTACATTCTTCATCCTCGCTGCGCGCAAGCAGCAGCTGGTTCCCGGCAAGCTGCAGTTCGCGGGCGAGATGGCCTACGGCTTCGTCCGCAACAGCATCGCCAAGGACATTATCGGCGGACGCGACTTCATGAAGTTCGTGCCCCTCCTGTTCTCCCTGTTCTTCTTCATCCTGGTGAACAACATCTACGGCGCCATTCCCGTGATCCAGCTTCCGAGCTTCTCGCACGTCGGCGGGGCCTATGTGCTCGCCGCAGTCGTGTACGTCACCTGGATCGGCATCGGCATCAAGAAGAACGGCCTGAAGTACTTCAAGCTGGCCACTGTTCCTTCCGGTGTTCCGTGGTACATCTTGCCGATCGTCGTGCCGATCGAAATCATCTCCAACTTCATGGTCCGGCCGGTCACCCACAGTCTTCGTCTCTTCGCCACCATGATGGCAGGGCACCTCATCGTGATGATCGCCGGCTCCGGCATTGAGTTCCTCGTCATGCAGGAAAACGTCCTTCTCAAGGGCGCGTCCGTGCTGGTACTCGTTGGCGCAGTCGCCATGTACATGCTTGAAGCCCTGATCATGGTGCTGCAGGCGTACGTCTTCACTCTTCTGACTGCGATCTACATCGAAGGCGCGCTCCACGCCGACAGCCACTAG
- the prfA gene encoding peptide chain release factor 1, whose protein sequence is MFESVQGLLDEHAAIQAQLSDPAVYADQALARKLGRRSAQLQGIVEAYNRWRGLMDDLEAAKEMASEDAEFAAEVDEIEAKLPAAQEKLRRLLIPRDPDDARNVILEVKGGEGGDEAALFAGDLLRMYMRYAESRGWKTELISATESDLGGYKDVQMAVKGNSNDPAEGVYARLKFEGGVHRVQRVPVTESQGRIHTSAAGVLVLPEVDEPEELEINQNDLKIDVYRSSGPGGQSVNTTDSAVRITHLPTGIVVAMQNEKSQLQNREAGMRVLRARILAHQQEQIDAENSAQRKSQIRTMDRSERIRTYNFPENRIADHRTGYKAYNLDAVMNGDLEPVIQSAIEMDEQSRLDALGE, encoded by the coding sequence ATGTTTGAGTCCGTACAGGGATTGCTTGATGAGCACGCTGCTATCCAGGCGCAGTTGAGTGATCCTGCCGTTTATGCCGACCAGGCTTTGGCCCGCAAGTTGGGGCGGCGCTCTGCCCAGTTGCAGGGCATCGTTGAGGCGTACAACCGTTGGCGCGGGCTCATGGACGATCTCGAAGCAGCCAAGGAAATGGCCTCCGAGGACGCCGAATTTGCCGCCGAGGTAGACGAAATCGAGGCGAAGCTTCCGGCAGCGCAGGAGAAGCTGCGCAGGCTGCTGATCCCTCGCGATCCAGACGACGCCCGCAACGTCATTCTCGAGGTCAAAGGCGGCGAAGGCGGCGACGAAGCTGCACTCTTCGCCGGAGACCTGCTGCGCATGTACATGCGTTACGCGGAGTCGCGCGGCTGGAAGACCGAACTCATCTCGGCCACGGAATCGGATCTGGGCGGCTACAAGGACGTCCAGATGGCCGTCAAGGGCAACTCGAACGATCCCGCTGAGGGCGTCTATGCCCGTTTGAAGTTCGAAGGCGGAGTGCACCGCGTCCAGCGTGTCCCTGTCACCGAGTCGCAGGGCCGCATCCACACTTCCGCGGCCGGCGTACTCGTGCTCCCCGAAGTGGATGAGCCCGAAGAACTCGAAATCAACCAGAACGACCTCAAGATCGACGTCTACAGGTCCTCGGGTCCCGGCGGCCAGTCCGTCAACACCACGGACTCGGCGGTCCGCATCACCCACTTGCCTACGGGCATCGTGGTGGCCATGCAGAACGAAAAGTCACAGCTCCAGAACCGCGAAGCCGGCATGCGCGTCCTCCGTGCACGTATCCTCGCCCACCAGCAGGAGCAGATCGACGCCGAGAACTCGGCCCAGCGCAAGTCGCAGATCCGCACCATGGACCGTTCGGAGCGCATCCGTACGTACAACTTCCCGGAAAACCGGATTGCCGACCACCGTACCGGCTACAAGGCCTACAACCTCGACGCCGTCATGAACGGTGACCTGGAACCGGTCATCCAATCGGCCATCGAGATGGATGAACAGTCCCGCCTGGATGCCCTCGGCGAGTAA
- a CDS encoding glycosyltransferase — translation MTVSVAVAAVTFDRPGELAVLLDAINKQSMLVDTICLVDSGTTPSRELASSHPTVDYVRSEANLGGAGGFALAILKAVASGAEWVWIMDDDAEPGDPACLETLVREAEARGLDAVVPLVVAPGHPDKLSFFFRIDGKVTHERAEVEKAGFLPDVGHFFNGALIRSEVFFKVGVPDIRLFIRGDEVDFMIRLRKAGIRFGTVATAWITHPHAFSETKHVFGARWHVIVPDSAFKRYFYYRNRGYLIRRYRRGKSMVADVGGYLGYFLPRGDFRGLAEWFRAFSAGLREKGFGPLEDQTF, via the coding sequence ATGACTGTCTCCGTTGCCGTAGCGGCTGTGACCTTTGACCGCCCCGGAGAGCTAGCAGTCCTGCTCGACGCCATCAACAAGCAGTCCATGCTGGTGGACACGATTTGCCTCGTGGACAGCGGAACCACCCCTTCACGGGAGCTCGCGTCAAGCCATCCAACGGTGGACTACGTCCGCTCAGAAGCGAACCTGGGCGGGGCGGGCGGCTTTGCCCTTGCCATCCTTAAGGCGGTGGCGAGCGGTGCCGAATGGGTCTGGATCATGGACGATGACGCCGAACCCGGCGATCCGGCCTGCCTCGAAACCCTGGTGCGCGAAGCCGAAGCCCGCGGACTTGACGCAGTCGTCCCGCTTGTCGTGGCCCCCGGCCACCCGGACAAGCTTTCCTTCTTCTTCCGGATTGACGGCAAGGTGACCCACGAGCGCGCCGAAGTCGAGAAGGCGGGGTTCCTGCCCGACGTCGGGCACTTCTTCAACGGTGCGCTCATCCGTTCCGAAGTCTTCTTCAAAGTCGGCGTGCCGGATATCCGGCTGTTCATCCGGGGCGATGAAGTGGACTTCATGATCCGCCTCAGGAAAGCCGGGATACGCTTCGGTACGGTCGCGACGGCGTGGATCACCCACCCGCACGCGTTCTCCGAGACGAAGCACGTCTTCGGCGCGCGCTGGCACGTGATCGTGCCGGATTCTGCCTTCAAGCGCTACTTCTACTACCGCAACAGAGGCTACTTGATCCGCCGCTACCGCCGCGGCAAGTCGATGGTGGCCGACGTCGGAGGCTACTTGGGCTATTTCCTCCCCCGCGGTGACTTCCGCGGGCTCGCCGAATGGTTCAGGGCATTCTCCGCCGGTTTGCGGGAAAAGGGCTTCGGCCCGCTGGAGGACCAGACGTTCTAA
- a CDS encoding L-threonylcarbamoyladenylate synthase: MTTSYNCTSEEQRAEGLEHAQRAISEKKCVVMPTDTVYGIAADAFSPQAVTMLLVSKGRGRHMPPPVLIPRLNALDGLATDVSEEARKLAEAFWPGGLTLIFHAQPSLDWDLGETRGTVALRMPDDEIALELLNRTGPLAVSSANRTGQPAAQTASEAKTQLAESVEVYLEGGFRPVEGTESVASTIVDATTVPLRVVRDGAISLERLREIVPGVLALGETAPETEPAAEAAPETEPAAEAAPETETAPGETPVHTETRAE, encoded by the coding sequence GTGACCACAAGCTACAACTGCACGTCAGAGGAACAACGCGCCGAAGGCCTGGAGCATGCGCAGCGCGCCATCAGCGAGAAAAAGTGTGTCGTCATGCCGACGGACACTGTCTACGGCATTGCCGCCGACGCCTTCTCGCCGCAGGCCGTGACCATGCTGCTTGTCTCGAAAGGCCGCGGCCGCCATATGCCGCCCCCGGTGCTGATTCCGCGGCTCAATGCGCTCGACGGGCTGGCGACCGATGTATCGGAAGAAGCCCGCAAACTGGCAGAAGCCTTTTGGCCCGGCGGCCTGACGCTGATCTTCCACGCCCAGCCGTCCCTGGATTGGGACCTGGGGGAGACCCGCGGAACCGTGGCCCTGCGCATGCCTGACGACGAAATTGCGCTGGAACTGCTCAACCGCACCGGCCCGCTGGCGGTGTCCTCGGCAAATCGCACCGGTCAGCCGGCAGCGCAGACAGCCTCCGAAGCGAAGACTCAGCTTGCCGAATCGGTGGAGGTGTACCTTGAGGGCGGCTTCCGGCCTGTCGAGGGAACCGAGTCCGTGGCGTCCACGATTGTCGACGCCACCACCGTGCCGCTCCGTGTGGTCCGCGATGGTGCCATTTCCCTGGAACGCCTCCGCGAAATTGTTCCCGGAGTGCTGGCCCTGGGAGAAACCGCGCCGGAAACTGAACCGGCGGCGGAAGCCGCGCCGGAAACTGAACCGGCGGCGGAAGCCGCGCCGGAAACTGAAACCGCCCCCGGCGAGACCCCTGTCCACACGGAGACCAGGGCCGAATGA
- the thrB gene encoding homoserine kinase: METTQPTATGLKLVAAGQQLTVRVPGTSANLGPGYDSLGLALSIYDTLTVETLTTGELEFELSGEGADTLPRDASHLVVRALNTALERLGFRHSGLKITADNVNPHGRGLGSSASAVVAAVTAANALVPESAQRDREWILQLTSEMEGHPDNVAPAIFGGLALSWQDSEQYSSTRAEVVPSVIPIVAVPDYELSTETARGLLPASIGHHAAAMNSGRAALLIHALTADPRFLLPGTEDYLHQSYRAEAMRPSAALIKALRASGHAAVVSGAGPTVLALANGADEAGAIAELINSFTADNTPDVAWRVMTLAVDVEGARVDLHRR, translated from the coding sequence GTGGAAACCACGCAGCCCACCGCGACCGGTCTCAAGCTTGTCGCGGCAGGCCAGCAGCTGACCGTCAGGGTCCCGGGTACCAGCGCCAACCTTGGCCCCGGCTATGACAGCCTCGGCCTGGCATTGTCGATCTACGACACCCTGACTGTCGAAACACTCACCACCGGAGAGCTCGAGTTCGAGCTCTCCGGTGAGGGAGCCGACACCCTCCCTCGCGATGCCAGCCACCTCGTCGTGCGCGCCCTCAACACGGCCTTGGAACGACTCGGTTTCCGGCACAGCGGTCTCAAGATCACCGCGGACAACGTCAACCCGCACGGCCGTGGACTTGGCTCCTCGGCGTCGGCAGTAGTTGCCGCTGTTACCGCAGCCAACGCCTTGGTGCCCGAATCCGCCCAGCGTGACCGCGAGTGGATCCTGCAGCTCACGAGCGAGATGGAAGGGCACCCGGACAACGTCGCACCCGCGATTTTCGGCGGACTGGCCTTGTCATGGCAGGACAGCGAGCAGTACAGCAGCACCCGTGCGGAAGTGGTCCCGTCCGTCATTCCGATCGTTGCCGTCCCGGACTACGAACTGTCCACCGAAACCGCCCGCGGTTTGCTGCCTGCTTCCATCGGCCACCACGCAGCAGCGATGAACTCAGGACGGGCTGCGCTCCTGATCCACGCGTTGACGGCAGACCCCCGTTTCCTGCTTCCCGGAACCGAGGACTACCTACACCAGAGCTACCGCGCAGAGGCAATGCGGCCAAGTGCGGCGCTGATCAAGGCACTGCGCGCTTCGGGCCATGCGGCTGTCGTTTCGGGAGCGGGACCCACAGTTCTTGCATTGGCCAACGGCGCGGACGAAGCCGGGGCGATTGCCGAATTGATTAACTCGTTTACCGCGGACAACACTCCGGACGTTGCCTGGCGCGTGATGACACTGGCAGTGGACGTTGAAGGTGCTAGAGTGGACTTGCACCGGCGGTAG
- a CDS encoding WecB/TagA/CpsF family glycosyltransferase has product MSLVRDRVPLLDVDVTALCAAELIEAISGYVSDGTTKVVLGHNLHSVTLFHSSPDFRSLYERSDVVLMDGAPVAMLWGLGRRTGSRDDGAGLMEYRLGSTDWVPALGGVEGLRRIAVVGAGPEANSKTVERLRKIVPGAEVSGRPGENWNDASEEAAVAWLAEFRPQLVLLGLGMPLQESVLQRRLDELPPAVYCTVGGAIEQLAGLQKLAPRWLGRLGLEWAWRLVLHPGRVAYRVFGEPWVLLGLLVRRRLSRRNSTPRPAGR; this is encoded by the coding sequence ATGAGCCTGGTCCGGGATCGTGTTCCCCTTCTGGACGTGGACGTCACCGCACTTTGCGCCGCCGAACTCATCGAGGCCATCAGCGGGTATGTTTCGGACGGAACCACCAAGGTAGTCCTTGGACACAATCTGCACAGTGTCACGCTGTTTCATTCGAGCCCGGATTTCCGCAGCCTCTATGAGCGCAGCGATGTGGTGCTCATGGACGGTGCGCCTGTCGCCATGCTCTGGGGACTTGGACGCCGCACAGGCTCAAGGGACGATGGCGCGGGGTTGATGGAGTACCGTTTGGGATCCACTGACTGGGTGCCGGCGCTCGGCGGCGTCGAAGGACTCCGCCGGATCGCCGTCGTGGGCGCCGGCCCCGAGGCCAACAGCAAGACGGTGGAGCGCCTCCGCAAAATCGTGCCCGGGGCCGAGGTCTCCGGGCGGCCCGGTGAGAATTGGAACGATGCCAGCGAAGAGGCCGCCGTCGCCTGGCTCGCAGAATTCCGTCCGCAGCTCGTGCTTCTTGGCCTTGGAATGCCATTGCAGGAATCGGTCTTGCAACGCCGCTTGGACGAGCTTCCGCCTGCGGTCTACTGCACGGTCGGCGGCGCCATCGAGCAGCTGGCGGGCCTCCAGAAGCTTGCTCCACGCTGGCTGGGCCGTCTCGGGCTCGAATGGGCCTGGCGGCTCGTCCTGCATCCGGGTCGCGTCGCTTACCGGGTCTTCGGTGAGCCGTGGGTGCTCCTCGGCCTGCTGGTCCGCCGTCGGCTCTCCCGCAGGAACAGCACGCCGCGCCCGGCGGGCCGTTAG